The nucleotide window ACCGCTCGGGCCTCGAATCAGCAGATCCAGATCCTGCACGCCCTGATTGCCGACGGCGTAGACGCGGTAGCACGCGCCCGCCTTGGGCACGTAGAACGTGTAGCGATCGACGGGATCCCGTTCGCTCTGCAACGCACGGGTCACCGGCGTCACCGCGCGCATGCCGCCGGTTGGACCGCAGGCGCGCGTCATACGATTGAGATCGGCGTTGGCGTCGCCACTCGGGGCGAAGTTCGCGTAGCACTCACGCCACCGGCCACCGCCCGGGTCCGTTTGCGCGGGCAGCGTGCTCTCGCCCGCGGGCATGGGTGTGGCGCGGCTCTCGAAGGAGCGGGCGCCGCAACTCCAGGTGGCGAAGGCGGCGAGAACGAGCCAGAGGCGAGGCACGCGGGGAGCCTACACCAGACTTTCCTTCGCTGCCGACGGCGGTTGCCAGGTCCATGGAAGCACTCGGGATCCCGGCTTTGGTCGGACATTGTTCGTCCCAGCCCGACCCGCTACGGGGTTGCCAGAACGGACACTGGGTGTATGTTCAGGTGTATGGCCCTGCCGGCTGAATTGCTAGAAAAACTGCCTCGCGGCGTCGCTCTGCCCCAAGCCGTTGGGCGCGGCGAGGTCCTGGCCACGGGGCTGGGGCAGCTGGACGCGGCGCTGCCGGGGGGCGGGCTGCTGCGTGGCGCGGTCGTGGAGCTGGCCATCAGCGGTGGTGCGGGGCTCGGCACGCAGCTGGGGTTGGCGGCTTGCCGTGAGGTGCAACGAGAAGCGTTGCGTCACGGGGGAGAGTTGCCGTGGTGTGCGTTCGTAGATCCCTCTGCCACGCTACATGCGCCCGGCGTTCGAGAAGCCGGAGTCGAGCTCGAGCGCCTGTTGGTAGTGAGACCCAACCCGGAAGCCGTCACACGCGTCGCTGTGCGGTTGGCCGAATCCCGCGCCTTCGCGGTGTTGATCGTCGACACCCTGGGTGTGCCCGGGATAGCGCTGAAGTTTCATGCTGCCGCCTGGGCACGCAGCGTGCGACGTATGGCGCTCGCGATAGAGGGATCCGCCATTGTCACGCTGCTCCTGACGGAACATCGCCCAGTTGGAGCAACGCCGCTGCCCGTCGCACAACGTATCGTCCTTTCACGACCGACCGTGGACACAGTGAAGCTCGTCGTGGTCAAGGATCGTCACGGTCGCATTGCTGCTCCGCGTACAGTCGCCTGGCGTGAACCCTTCGAGGGCAAAGCGCTACATGCTGCGCGCGAGCGAAGCACAGTCGAGGCTCCGCAGTTGGAGAGGCTCGTTCGATGACGGAGCGACGCATTGCTGCCGTCGTCATGCCCGAGCTGTTGCTCGAGCTTGCGCTGCGTCGAGGGGAGGCCTTGCGAGAGGCGCCTTTTGCCGTCGTATGGAGCGCTGAGCCGGGC belongs to Polyangiaceae bacterium and includes:
- a CDS encoding recombinase A codes for the protein MALPAELLEKLPRGVALPQAVGRGEVLATGLGQLDAALPGGGLLRGAVVELAISGGAGLGTQLGLAACREVQREALRHGGELPWCAFVDPSATLHAPGVREAGVELERLLVVRPNPEAVTRVAVRLAESRAFAVLIVDTLGVPGIALKFHAAAWARSVRRMALAIEGSAIVTLLLTEHRPVGATPLPVAQRIVLSRPTVDTVKLVVVKDRHGRIAAPRTVAWREPFEGKALHAARERSTVEAPQLERLVR